A segment of the Streptomyces sp. XD-27 genome:
GCGTGTCGTAGCGCCCGTGCGGCGAGGTCACCGAGTTCGTCGGTGACGACCTGGGCCCCGTCGAGCCACCCGGCCTCGTAGAGTTCGCCCTTCTCCACCGGCGCGCTTCGCCCGCTCCCGCTGATCTCCTGTTGCGCGAGGGCGAGGGCGCCGGCCTCGACGATCCCGATCAGCTCCTCCACGTCGCCGGAGAAGACCCCCGCCCGGCCGAGAAGCTGCCGGAGCGTCTGCTTGGCGTTGAGGACACTCACCGCGTCCAGCTGCTGCCGTCCTTCTTCGGCGGCGTCCATGGGCCCTCCTCATGACATGGGATGTGCGGCGCGCCGACGAGGAGCGCTCCGTTCGACCGTTCAACGCTCGGTGGGCGTGTTGAGATCCCCGAAGAGCCCGGATGCCGGACGCTGCGGCGTGCTCGGCCCCCCTCCGGTTGGCGCCGATGCCCGTGCGCTTAGGCTGCCGCCGTCGGTCACCCCATCGGTTGACCAGGTGATCAGGGGGAAGAGGCCCGATGAACAATGCGACTGAGGTGTTCCAGCCACTGCAGGCGGACGATCCGCCCATGGTGGCCGGCTACCGCCTCGCCGCCCGGCTCGGCGCGGGGGGCATGGGCCGGGTCTACCTGTCGCACACGCAGGGCGGCCGACCAGTGGCGATCAAGGTGGTACGGCCGGAGCTGGCCGACGACCCGGCCTTCCGGCGGAGGTTCCGCCGGGAGGTGGAGGCGGCCAGGCTGGTCCGGGGGCGTACACCGCCGAGCTGATCGACGCCGACGCGGACGGCGTACCACCCTGGCTGGCCACCCTGTACGTGCCCGGGCCCTCCCTGGCGGAGGCCGTCGCGCGGCGCGGACCACTGCCGGTGCCCGCGGTGCTGTGGCTGGTGGCGGGGGTGGCCGAGGCGCTGCAGGCCATCCACGGTGTGGGAATCGTGCACCGGGACCTGAAGCCGTCGAACGTGCTGCTGGCCGCCGACGGGCCGCGTGTGATCGACTTCGGCATCTCGCTGGCCTCTGGCGTCACCTCGTACACCGCCACAGGCGCCGCCGTCGGCACGCCCTCGTTCATGGCTCCCGAGCAGGCGTCCTCGGGTGAGGTCACGGCGGCGACCGACGTCTTCGCGCTGGGCCAGACGGCGGCGTTCGCGGCGCTGGGCGAGCCGCTGTACGGGGACGGCTCCGCGGTCAGCGTGCTGTACCGGATCGTGCACTCCGAACCTGACCTGTCCGTTCTGCCCGCGCAGCTCCGTCCGCTGATCGCCCGGTGCCTGGCCGCCGATCCGGAGGAGCGGGCCACCCCGGCGGAGGTCGTCGAGTGGTGCCGGCAGCGGCTGGGCCGGGACGCCGACGCAGGCGCGGGGCCGGCCGTCTGGCGGGACGTGATGGGACCGGAGGTGATGGTTCCGTCTCCGGTCCCCGATCCCACCCCGGTGCACACGATGCCGTTGGTCGCGCGGCCGCAGCCGTCGGGGCCGGACGAGCGGAGGGCGCGCAGGCGGCGTCTCGCGCTGATCACGGCCGGAGTCGTGACGGCGGGGGTGCTGCTGCTCACGGGCTTGGTGTGGACGGTCATGGACGCGGTGGACAGGTTCCGCGACAGGGGTGCGGCCGCCTCATCGACATCCGGTCCGGCGGCCTCCCCGCGGTCGTCGGCGTCGTCGCCGACATCCGCGCCGACGTCGGGGGCCCGTGGCCGGACACCGGACGCGTCGCGGCCGTCCTCGACCGCGCCCAAACCACCGCAAGCCGTCCCGTACCCCCTCCTGTGGCTGGACCAGAAGAGCTCGCTGAGCATCAAGGAACCGGTCGAGCGCAAGGACCGCAAGGGGGACATCCGCTTCGTCTGCAAGGAGACCGGCTGCGCGTTGGAGAGCGACACCAGCGTGATCACCATGCTGTACAGCAAGCCGGGGCCTCCCTCGAGTCATGCCGTCTCGCCCTCACCGGCGCCGACAGCCGCCGTCTCCCGCTGGCCGCGGCGGCGGCCGGCAGCGAGATCTGTGTCAAGCATCCCTCCGGGGACATCGCGCTGCTCGTGATCCAGGTGAAGTCGACCGCGATGCCGGAAATCGGCTTCATGACCGCGGACATGACGGTTTGGCGCGCGGCCTAGAGTGCGTACGTCTTCCAGGGCACGGTCATCCCCGAGACGATGGGCCATCGAGCGCAGCATCGACTGACCTTCGTGCCGCCCGTGACCGGCGAGGCCACCCGCACCGCTCCGATGGCATGATCGGACTCTCGAGGAGCACCCTCACCGCCCGTCCTTCGCTGGAAAACCGCGCCATTCGGCGCGAAAAGCGACCTACTCAGCCAAACATCTACCAAATCGGCCAAAACAGTTGATACCTATAGCATCGCGGGTGTTTTCGCGAATAAACGGCAGAATGAAGTTCGCCGCGTGGCGCAAGCCACGGGCGCTCCTGTGGGCCGCGGTGAGTGTGGCGACCCTCGGATTCCTCATCGCGCTGGAGATCGCCGCACGCCGCTACGGCGGCGTACCGGGGCCGATCACCAACCAGGCGAGAGAGGTGATATTCCCCCCCAAACCGGGGCCGCTGTACGCCGGTATGGCGTTGATGATGGTGGTGCTCACCTGGCGGCAACGGTTCATCGCGGCCGGTGCCGCGATCGGCATCGACATCGTCTTCGTGCTGGTGCGGTGGGCGGTCGACGCCGAGACGCCCGACGACCACTTCTTCGGCAACGGCGCGTTGTGGGTGATGTTGGGCTGCGCGGTCATCGCTGTCACGCGCCGCACCGGCCGGGAACGTGTCCTGCTGCTCAAGGGCGTCGGGCTGGGTCTGATACTGGTGGCCGGCCGCAAAACGGGCGATACCTGGCTGCTCATCACGTCGAAGACCCGCCCGGAGGTGCTCGACGAGTACGTGGCAACCGCCGATCACGCGCTGGGCAACCCGTCATGGCTGGCAGGCCGGATCCTCAGGGCCACCGATCCGATCGGCACCCATCTTCTCGACTGGGTCTACGGCGAGCTTGCGGTGGCCGCGGTCGTCGTCGCGCTGTACCAGCTGCGTCACGTGGCGGTCGAGCGCCGCTTCCCGAGCCATCATCTGGTGCGTACGTTTCTGGTGATCGGCCTCCTCGGGCCGGCCATCTACATGATCTTCCCGGTGGTCGGGCCGATCTTCGCCTACGGCCCGGGCACCTCCGGCACGGGCGGCGTGCAGTGGGCGATCGCCAACCTGTGGCCGGACACGCTGCCGCCGATCACCACCCCGCACCCGGTGCGATACGACGAGATCACCCCTCGCAACTGCATGCCCAGCCTGCACACGGCGTGGGCCGTCGCGATCTTCATTCACTCCCGCAAGGGCCCATGGATTCTGCGCTTCGCAGGCACGTTCTGGCTCATTGCCACGCTCAGCGCGACGCTGGGATTCGGCTACCACTACGGCGTGGACCTCGTTGCCGGCGTCGTGTTCGCCCTCACGATCGAGGCAGCGCTGCGCTCGCTCGACCGCGGCTGGGATCGGTCGGGAATCCAGCTGGTCGCCTACGGCACAACGGTCTTCGCCGCGCTCTTGGTGTCCTATCGCTATCTGCCGATGGAAATGGCCGAACATCCCTGGGTGTTCGGACCACTTCTCATCCTGGCGATGACCTCGGTGATCTACGGCTACGTACGGACCACCAGACAATGGGAACCGAAGACCGCACCAGCGCGGCAACCGGAACGGCAACCCGAACTGGTGTGAGTCGCGTTTGCATCCGGTGGGAGTGTCCGGCGATGCGCTACGGCCCCGCCGGACAGGCGCCCTAGTCGCCGGTCGTGCCGTCGAGCATCTCGCGCAGGATGTCCATATGGCCGTTGTGGCGGGCTGTCTCCTCGGTGAGGTGGAGGAGGATCCAGCGCAGGTCGACGTGGATGCCGTCGCGGACGGCGCGCTTGGCCTTGGTGTCCAGGGCGTTCCCGGCGACCAGCTCGCGGTAGCGGGCGCTCTGTTCGGCGTATTCGTCGAGCAACTGCGGGAGCGGGACGTCGACGGCGATGCGCATCTCGCGGTCGGGGTCCTCCTCGGTCCAGGGACCCTCGTCCTCCTCGCCGAGGAAGACCACCTGGAACCAGTAGTACTCGACCCAGCGGAGGTGGTTGATCAGTCCGCTCAGGGTCATCAGCGGTGAGCCCGGCAGAAGCGCCTTGCGGGCGTTCTCCGCGGAGACACCCTCGCACTTGGCGCGGGCGGTGTCACGGGTGTAGTCGAGGAACCTGGTGAGCTGGGTGCGCTCGTCCCACGCGGGAGGCATGTCGTCGATTCTGGTCACCGCGCGAAGCATTCCCGATCACCCTGACCGCTGTCGAGGCATTTGCGGGCGACGACCCCGCCTCGTGCGACGGCCGCGTCTCCGGCGCGATCCGCAGGACAGGCCCTGGCGGTGATCCTCACCGCCGAACCCGGACTCATCGCCGGCCGCATCTCTGCGCGCAGTATCACGCACCGCTTCCACGTCGACTCACTGCTCCCCGCGGTGAAGCCGTCGCAGCGGCCAGCTCCTCGCGGAAACCCTGACGCCACGACGGGAACCGCGGTTCCCAGCCCAGCTCCCGCTTGGCCTTGGCGTTGGAGAAGCCACGCCCCTCGGTCATCATGCCCACCACCATCTCGCCGGCCAGCAGCCGGGCCAGCCACGCCGGGATCCGTCGCGGCGGCTTGGCCCCGGCGCATTCCGCGAGGCAGGGAAGCCACTCGCTGACCGGTGCCGGCTCGTCATCGACGATGTTGAACACGCCCTTCGCCCGCTGCTCGATCGCCAGGACGGTGGCGTTCGCCGCGTCGTCGAGATGCACCCACGAGGAGTAGCCGGTGCCGCCCCCGACGAGCGGGAACATCCGCTTGCGCACCATCTTGACCTGGTCGTCGTTGGCGCCCGGCCCGTAGAACGCGCCGTAACGCAGAGCCGCACCACCAGCCCGGACGACCACGTCCTCGAGGTGATGGAGCGCCTTCGTCCCCTCCACCACCTCCAGCGGGTCCTCCTCGGTCTTGACCCATCCACCCGCGCGGATTCCATTGAAGCTGGCGTGGCTCTGCGCGACGATGTGGGAGACGCCGGTCGCCTCGGCCGCGGCCAGCAGATGGTCGATCCCCTCGCTGCGGAGCCGGTTGGTGGTGGCGAAGAAGCGGTCCGCCTTCCGACGGCCGGGGATCCCGCCCCCATCGGTCCGCTCGTCGGTGACGAAGGCGTCGGCGTGGGCCCGTCGGACCTCCTCCGTCAGGCGTCCGGTCTCGTCGTCGTTCAGGAGTCGCGGCAGCACGACGTAGCCGAAGGTGCGGTAGTGCTCGATCTGCTCCCGGGAGAGTCGCATCGGGGGATTTTCCTTCCTTACCGGCTTACGCCGTCGGTCCTTGGGGGCTGTCGGGGAGCAACACGGCTCGGGCGGTGCGGACGGCCTTGTCCTCCGCCGGGTTCAGCGCGCGGTCGTCTTCGTCCGCCCAGCGCGCCCAGACGGAATCCTCGGGTGAGGTGAAGCCCGCGTTCTGGCGCAGGTTGATGGTGTCGTCGCGGCCCAGCAGCCGCAGGGCCCGTCGGTCGCCGGTGCGGCGCGCGGTGCGGGCGAGGGCGGTGCAGTTGGGGCCGGTGAAGGTGTCGTCCTGGCGCATCGCGGAGGTGTTGAATCCGATGCCGGGGAACTGCCGCTCCTCCGCCAGGACGCTGTGCGAGCCGGAGTGCAGCAGGTTGTGGTGGATGACGACGAGGTGGCCCGGTCGGGTGGCCAGCAGTCGCTCCTCGTGGTGGGGCCGGTCCAGCGCGTCGGGGGCGATCGTCACGGCGCGGCGGTGGGAGCCGGGGATGACGCGGAGGGGGCCCGCATCGTCCGTCATCGGCTGGAGATACGGGGGCCCATGACGGCTTCCGCGAACCGCAGCAGCCGGGGCCGACTGACCACCGGCCATACCTCCCGGGGATAGCGCTCCACCAGGTTGGTGACGAAAAGCGGCCGATCGTCGGTGCCGCCGGTGAATCGAGTGTCGGCGACGGCCCGTTCGCGCAGCCTCCGGAAGCCGGTCACGTCCTCTTCGGTGAACAGGCCGTCGAGCACGATGTAACCGTCTTCCCGGAAGGCCTCGACGGCTCGTGCGACGTCCTCGGGACGGTCGAGCAGATGGGTGATCACGGGCTTTCCACACTCCTCTTGTCTCGTGCCGTCCCGGCCGGTTCGTCCGCCGCCGCTCTCTGGTGGGCCGCCGCGCGCGGCGCCTGCACCCAGAGCGTGTACATCCGGTTCTCCCTTTCGCGGGCGATGCCGAAGAGTCGGTTGGCGTGCATGTGCGCGAGGCTCGCGTGGATCTCACGCGGGGGCCGCCACAGTCCCCGGCCCGGTGCAGCCTGTCCGCCGTGCCGGCGGCCGCGGGCAGCAGGTCGGCGTACGGGCGGAGGAGGTCCGGCGGCGGGGCATCGTCCCGGGGCTCGGCGGGCACGGGGTGGTCCGCGGCGGTGATCCGCAGGCCGAGCCGGCGGACGAGGCCGCGGACGGTGTCGTCCGCGCGGTGGCCCTCGCTCAGGTCGGCTGCCAGGGAGAGGCGTTCGGCGGGGTCGAGTCCCCAGTGGGCGAAGAAACGGTCCAGGGTGAAGGTGGCCTCCATGAGGCGGTCCGGGCCGGGTTCCGCGACGCGTCCGTCGTCATCGTCGACGCACCCACCGCGGCCCTCGATGCCGCCTCCGAGCGGCGACGAGTGGTTCGTCTTCTACAACAACCTGAAGCGCCCCGACGGTTCGGTGGAGCACACCGGCGATAACCGTCTTCCCGGCCTCGATCCACGACGCCGACAACCCCGGGCAGACTTTCGGCCAGGTCGGCAACGCGTTCATCCGCGTGGTGAACCAGGCTGACGGCCAGGAACTCGCCCGCTATGACCTCAGCAAAGACGCGTCCACGGAAACGGTGATGATCTCCGGCGAGGTCTACCGACACGGCGGCGAGCGGAAGTTCCGCGCCGTTGGCCCGGGGTATGTGTCAGGGCTGCGAGGCATCGCTCTAGACTTCGAGGTCAATGTTTCGCAAAGCCAGGTACGGCGCGGGGGAGCCCCGTACAAAACGATTGGGTAGCCAGTGCTTCTGAAAACGTTCGGCTGGTCGTTAGCGGTCACCGCGCTCGGCCTGGTCGCGGCGGTGTTCTACGGGGGGTGGACCGGCTTCGGGGTCGTGGCGATCCTGTCCATCCTCGAGATCTCGGTGTCCTTCGACAACGCCGTGGTCAACGCCGGGATCCTGAAGAAGATGAATGCCTTCTGGCAGAAGACCTTCCTCACCATCGGCGTCCTGATCGCGGTCTTCGGCATGCGCCTGGTCTTCCCGGTCATGGTCGTCGCCATCAGCGCCAAGATCGGTCCGATCGAAGCGGTACGGCTCGCGCTCGACGACAAGGACAAGTACCAGCAGCTGGTGACCGACGCCCACCCGTCGATCGCCGCCTTCGGTGGCATGTTCCTGTTGATGATCTTCCTCGACTTCATCTTCGAGGACCGGCAGATCAAGTGGCTCGGCTGGCTGGAGCGTCCGCTCGCCAAGCTCGGCAAGGTCGACATGCTCTCCGTCTGCATCGCGCTCATCGTGCTGCTCGTCTCCGCGATGACCGTCGCCACCAACGCCCACCAGCACGGCGGCATCCATGCGGACAAGGCGGAGACCGTCCTGATCGCCGGCATCGCGGGCTTGATCACCTACCTGATCGTCGGCGGCCTCTCCGGCTACTTCGAGAACAGGCTCGAGGAAGAGGAGGAGCGCGAGCACGAGGCCGAGGAAGAGGCCAAGAGGAGCGGCAAGAAGGTCCCGGCGGTCGTGATGGCCGGCAAGGCCGCGTTCTTCTTGTTCCTCTACCTGGAGGTCCTGGACGCGTCCTTCTCCTTCGACGGCGTCATCGGCGCCTTCGCGATCACCAACGACATCGTCCTGATGGCGCTCGGCCTCGGCATCGGCGCGATGTACGTCCGCTCGCTCACGGTCTACCTGGTCCGCCAGGGCACCCTCGACGACTACGTCTACCTGGAACACGGCGCGCACTACGCGATCGGCGCCCTCGCCGTGATCCTGCTCGTCACCATCCAGTACGAGATCCACGAGGTCATCACGGGCCTCGTCGGCGTCGTCCTGATCGGCTGGTCCTTCTTCTCCTCGGTCCAGCGCAACCGCAGGCTGGCGGCGGCCGAGGGAAAGGACGCGGGGTCCAACGAGAAGGCTGAGGTCTCCTCCGGCGTCTGAGCCGGGCCGCCAGCGCGGGCCGCGGGGCCGCCGCCAGGCGGAG
Coding sequences within it:
- a CDS encoding DinB family protein, which produces MTRIDDMPPAWDERTQLTRFLDYTRDTARAKCEGVSAENARKALLPGSPLMTLSGLINHLRWVEYYWFQVVFLGEEDEGPWTEEDPDREMRIAVDVPLPQLLDEYAEQSARYRELVAGNALDTKAKRAVRDGIHVDLRWILLHLTEETARHNGHMDILREMLDGTTGD
- a CDS encoding DUF475 domain-containing protein, encoding MLLKTFGWSLAVTALGLVAAVFYGGWTGFGVVAILSILEISVSFDNAVVNAGILKKMNAFWQKTFLTIGVLIAVFGMRLVFPVMVVAISAKIGPIEAVRLALDDKDKYQQLVTDAHPSIAAFGGMFLLMIFLDFIFEDRQIKWLGWLERPLAKLGKVDMLSVCIALIVLLVSAMTVATNAHQHGGIHADKAETVLIAGIAGLITYLIVGGLSGYFENRLEEEEEREHEAEEEAKRSGKKVPAVVMAGKAAFFLFLYLEVLDASFSFDGVIGAFAITNDIVLMALGLGIGAMYVRSLTVYLVRQGTLDDYVYLEHGAHYAIGALAVILLVTIQYEIHEVITGLVGVVLIGWSFFSSVQRNRRLAAAEGKDAGSNEKAEVSSGV
- a CDS encoding phytanoyl-CoA dioxygenase family protein; this translates as MTDDAGPLRVIPGSHRRAVTIAPDALDRPHHEERLLATRPGHLVVIHHNLLHSGSHSVLAEERQFPGIGFNTSAMRQDDTFTGPNCTALARTARRTGDRRALRLLGRDDTINLRQNAGFTSPEDSVWARWADEDDRALNPAEDKAVRTARAVLLPDSPQGPTA
- a CDS encoding phosphatase PAP2 family protein yields the protein MKFAAWRKPRALLWAAVSVATLGFLIALEIAARRYGGVPGPITNQAREVIFPPKPGPLYAGMALMMVVLTWRQRFIAAGAAIGIDIVFVLVRWAVDAETPDDHFFGNGALWVMLGCAVIAVTRRTGRERVLLLKGVGLGLILVAGRKTGDTWLLITSKTRPEVLDEYVATADHALGNPSWLAGRILRATDPIGTHLLDWVYGELAVAAVVVALYQLRHVAVERRFPSHHLVRTFLVIGLLGPAIYMIFPVVGPIFAYGPGTSGTGGVQWAIANLWPDTLPPITTPHPVRYDEITPRNCMPSLHTAWAVAIFIHSRKGPWILRFAGTFWLIATLSATLGFGYHYGVDLVAGVVFALTIEAALRSLDRGWDRSGIQLVAYGTTVFAALLVSYRYLPMEMAEHPWVFGPLLILAMTSVIYGYVRTTRQWEPKTAPARQPERQPELV
- a CDS encoding NAD(P)-dependent oxidoreductase, whose protein sequence is MRLSREQIEHYRTFGYVVLPRLLNDDETGRLTEEVRRAHADAFVTDERTDGGGIPGRRKADRFFATTNRLRSEGIDHLLAAAEATGVSHIVAQSHASFNGIRAGGWVKTEEDPLEVVEGTKALHHLEDVVVRAGGAALRYGAFYGPGANDDQVKMVRKRMFPLVGGGTGYSSWVHLDDAANATVLAIEQRAKGVFNIVDDEPAPVSEWLPCLAECAGAKPPRRIPAWLARLLAGEMVVGMMTEGRGFSNAKAKRELGWEPRFPSWRQGFREELAAATASPRGAVSRRGSGA
- a CDS encoding lantibiotic dehydratase C-terminal domain-containing protein, which codes for MGTRPRRTPLPGSRPERGPPRGRHRPRPRPPARPADHRRGPPRARRAPGRCPAAGPPPPVRRPAARGRRHGGQAAPGRGLWRPPREIHASLAHMHANRLFGIARERENRMYTLWVQAPRAAAHQRAAADEPAGTARDKRSVESP